The Arachis hypogaea cultivar Tifrunner chromosome 19, arahy.Tifrunner.gnm2.J5K5, whole genome shotgun sequence genome has a window encoding:
- the LOC112775368 gene encoding protein SIEVE ELEMENT OCCLUSION B produces the protein MAQTIGASGATHLIKSQLRGPFDHDDSQILEKVYITHLHDDKSCDTGSLYNIVTNVLTKNGRAAPVTGFQQPDFRTLKLISCQMIKTPGEEKYVHQTTMWILQQLKAYSWDAKAVITVAAFALEYGNLVYLKEINQSSVDQVANSLKQLNQVEIRSVSNEATKLVSVVLEALHHVIEWAKWSSNGYDTEDVPSLSRALQEIPFIVYWTIASLVACTANIVVASDYALSKFTEKLYSFDESLNRHLISSREEIAALDDYQRRWKRFYNPKDVVELLKLLVHRTGTPLPQLFDGTTKTKFDIDILRGNNVLLFISSLDKIEDEIQLLNSLYLRLESHPNDVVKTFRKGDFKILWVPIVREWDDVLNNKFTRLKNHNIKWYALEQSTTLADAGLIRERLNYRGKPIVTVFDSSGHILNEDAMDLIFQWGIDAFPFRKEDGDELVKKWKWFWDVTRKVNLGIQEVKGDRYIFIYGGGDSKWMNNFTFALDKLRKHETITGIDAIIEHYQLGKTDPKVVPRFWIEIESKKLKKHEGALDCEIQRIVKSLLCLKQDPQGWVILTKGYNVKVLGHGEPMYKTVEEFDKWQDKVLQKEGFDIAFKEYYDIKLKEFEALQPCSVVNVDDYNANVIATITCPNPTCGRVMEVTSVNYKCCHRDASA, from the exons ATGGCACAAACCATTGGAGCTTCAGGTGCCACTCATCTGATCAAATCTCAGCTTCGAGGCCCCTTTGACCATGATGACTCTCAAATCCTTGAAAAAGTTTACATCACCCACCTTCATGATGATAAAAGTTGTGATACTGGAAGTCTTTACAACATTGTTACCAATGTTCTTACTAAG AATGGCAGAGCTGCTCCTGTGACTGGTTTTCAACAACCAGATTTTCGCACACTCAAGCTGATTTCTTGTCag ATGATAAAAACTCCTGGTGAAGAGAAGTATGTGCACCAAACAACAATGTGGATATTGCAGCAACTGAAGGCGTATTCATGGGACGCAAAGGCAGTAATAACTGTGGCTGCATTTGCTTTGGAGTATGGGAATCTTGTGTACCTTAAAGAGATTAATCAAAGCAGCGTGGACCAGGTTGCAAACTCACTGAAGCAACTAAACCAAGTGGAAATCAGGAGTGTGAGTAATGAAGCTACCAAGTTGGTGAGTGTGGTTCTGGAAGCACTTCATCACGTGATAGAATGGGCAAAATGGTCTTCTAATGGCTATGACACTGAGGATGTTCCTTCTTTGTCTCGTGCATTGCAAGAGATCCCATTTATTGTCTATTGGACAATTGCTTCCCTTGTTGCCTGTACTGCCAACATTGTTGTTGCCtc GGACTATGCATTGTCAAAATTCACAGAAAAGCTTTATTCATTTGATGAAAGTCTGAATCGACATCTGATATCGAGCCGGGAGGAAATTG CTGCTCTTGATGATTACCAGAGGCGTTGGAAGAGATTTTACAATCCTAAAGATGTCGTGGAACTCTTGAAGCTTCTCGTCCACCGCACTGGAACGCCGCTTCCACAATTATTTGATGGCACCACCAAAACCAAATTC GATATTGATATCTTGAGGGGTAACAATGTGCTACTATTTATTTCAAGCCTGGACAAGATTGAAGATGAAATTCAGCTTTTGAATTCTCTGTATCTTAGACTAGAATCGCATCCAAATGATGTAGTAAAAACCTTTAGGAAAGGTGATTTCAAGATTTTATGGGTCCCAATTGTGAGAGAGTGGGACGATGTGCTCAACAATAAATTCACCCGCCTGAAAAACCATAACATCAAATGGTATGCATTGGAACAATCCACCACCTTAGCAGATGCTGGCTTAATTagagagagattgaattaccggGGAAAACCTATTGTCACGGTGTTTGATTCTTCTGGTCACATACTTAATGAAGATGCAATGGACTTGATCTTCCAATGGGGGATTGATGCATTCCCATTCAGGAAAGAAGATGGTGACGAACTTGTTAAGAAATGGAAGTGGTTCTGGGATGTTACAAGGAAAGTCAACCTTGGAATTCAG GAGGTGAAAGGGGACAGGTATATTTTCATCTATGGTGGTGGTGATAGCAAGTGGATGAATAACTTCACATTTGCATTGGATAAGTTGAGAAAGCACGAAACTATCACAGGCATAGATGCTATAATAGAGCACTACCAATTGGGAAAGACAGATCCAAAGGTGGTTCCTCGTTTTTGGATTGAAATAGAAAGCAAGAAACTGAAGAAGCACGAGGGTGCCTTAGATTGTGAGATACAAAGGATAGTGAAGAGCTTGCTCTGCCTCAAACAAGATCCCCAAGGATGGGTTATTCTCACCAAAGGGTATAATGTGAAGGTTTTGGGTCATGGCGAACCCATGTATAAAACTGTGGAGGAGTTTGACAAGTGGCAAGACAAAGTGCTTCAAAAAGAAGGATTTGACATTGCTTTCAAAGAGTACTATGATATTAAGCTCaaagagtttgaagctcttcagcCATGTTCGGTTGTCAATGTTGATGACTATAATGCAAATGTCATAGCTACCATAACATGCCCAAATCCCACTTGTGGTCGGGTCATGGAGGTCACTTCTGTTAATTACAAGTGTTGCCACCGTGATGCTTCAGCTTAG